One Zingiber officinale cultivar Zhangliang chromosome 10B, Zo_v1.1, whole genome shotgun sequence genomic window, ACCGCTTCCTAAGATTCTTGAGGAGCAGCTCCCTTGATCCAAAGAGACTTTCCCATACATTCAATCTGGGAAGAAGAGTATGCTGGACGTTGAGGGACATGATGGCGGGGTTATTCAAAATGACATAAACGAGGTCCGATTCTGATAACCCCAGGTTGCGTAAACATTGAAACTTCGGTGTGAGGTTTGATTCCACATTCCAGCAGAGGAATACTGGTTTCCAGGATATTATCTTCCTCAGATTCGCGCCATCAATGCCCTGAGATCTGAAGAAAGCAAGCACAGCTTCGGGATTCTCGGTCGATTGGAGATGCGCGAGGGGCTTGGAGGCCTTCGACGCGTCCTCCATGGAGAATCCGCACGAGTTCACGAGGAACTCGACCATGAAGTGAGGATCACGAGAAGAGATGCCCCCGCCTGAAAGGGGTGAGGAAGTTGAGGTGGAGAAGAAAAGTCGGGACAAGGGAAGAAGAGCATGGCGGCGGATAGCCGAGTGGAGGAGCATCGTCGTCAACCCTCCTTAGGGTACAACAGAACATGCCAAAACGCTAACTTAAACCATCGCAACGCTAGCTTAAACCATCGCAACGACTTTTTTTTTTCAGCAAATTAGAGGATCCACGGACCACACTAACACTTGTATGCCACTTAAAATCGCATGTCACTTAAAATGAAATCATCGaacataaaatttatattttattcatCTCTCAAATATATTTGAAGGGagatatttttaaaactattttctttaaatatttccCATAAAAGATGCCCTTACCAAGATAAGTTTCCAAAATACTCTATCATCctaatatcaaaattatcaaattatacAGCCACGAGTCTCCTTTTTCATGTGGCATTGCCACTTGTTGACAGTATCTATTAAttcagaatttaaattaaaagtcaTATTTCGAAATACTATTTTTACATGTGTTACTAAACATGAAATGAAATGAATGGGAGTTTATATTTATCTAATTCCTTAATTATATACATACTCTCAAAATTAACTTGACACACTATTAAGAGCAGTGGTATTTTTATACGAATCGAttcaatttttgttaaaaaaagtcATTGCTctaaatataatatattaaaataatatttaaggacatatacatatatatatatatataattatgtgAATTAGATAAACACATAAAATATATTTTCACGTTATTCTAAATTTTCTATATCATTCCGAACTCTCTAtattcataaaaattattttaaatgatagcaatcttttaataattaaaaatttgattcatgtactgtttaatataaaatataaaattgatatttcatgatataaatataatcagaagaactaaACAAACATATAAGACTTAGCTTCATATCATTCAAAATTCTCTAGGTATCAACCAGTTTTGGACAAATACAAGACAAAATTGATTTATAGACTTAGAGAGCTCGGAATAACATAAAATCAAGTCCTATATATTTGTCTAGTTTTTCttattatattcatgctctcaaatatcaatttgacataatacaTTAAAAATAGTGATTTTTTcaatacaaataaaattaatttgtattaaaaaaattactGTTGTTACTATAATGtgccaaattgatgtttgagaacgTATATAATCTAGAGAATTAAACGAAAATATAGaatctgatttcatatcattctgagcTTCTAGGTCCATTAACCGTTTTATCCCGAATTTGACTAAAACTAACTGATGGACTAGAGAGCTCGAAATGctatgaaattaaatattatatgttcgtctagttcttctgattatattgatacccttaaataataatttaacttaatatattaagaataatgattttttaaatatagaataattttttaaaatctaaggAATTTTACTGCGATGATTGATGCATATTATTCCAAATCCAAATCGATTGTTATTCTTTCCTTTCAATatcaatataattattttttatattgttaaATATTTCagaaaatattatataaatttaaatatagatgTTAGGGAATCCCGAATGATATAAACATCTTGAGGTACTAGTTTCCACCGAAGATCAAGATTGAGCACTGAAGTTGGAAATCCTAGTCATCCTTTCCTCAACAATTGAGTGGCCCTGAGTGTCCATAAGTCAAATTACAATCGAGCGCCTTGGAGATTAAAACTTAGACCGTCTAGAACTACGGAAGTTAACTCCCTTCTTATGGCATTCCACTAGTGCATGAGGGTTAAACGTCTCTAGGGCAATGGCAAAGTCTGTAGTTTCTATTGAAATTGGCTAGGCGTTGCCCTGGGTCTAATTAGGCCCAACGCACAAATCTCGCTAACTATGACTTCATCCCCCGACAAGGGTGTCAACACGTAGTTCCTACTCAAAGGATCCATTTGTAATCTATCCCGTTCAACACAAGTGACAGACATAAAGAAAAGGGTTGTTCGCCCTGAGTCAGATATTGAAAATCatgctttgaattttttttctcccATGCCTGTCTTCTAACTCGAAATCTCGTAAGAGAACAAAGTGAAGGTTTTACATTTGAGTCGATCTAAACTTATGGCCAAGTCCATTAGACAAGATGTCCCATAAATGATCGATAGAGATATGTTTAACACATGCAAATAGAAGAAGACTCGGTTGCTGGCTTTTCTTTGGTCACTTCAGTTCTTTGATCCTTTCTGTGGTGAGAAATCATtacaacaaatatgactttccACAGTATATCATTATCGACATGCAGTTAGAGTATgccgttaataatagtttttacggcACGCCTAATTATGTGCGCTGTAAAtagtataatatttatataaatgACGGCGTGTAGAAAAAATACACTGtcaataaatttttctatatCATATAAAATACGatgttaaaacttaatattaacaaCGTACATAGTGCattgttaatattattataattatataaataatggCGTAAACAATTACACATGatcaataaatattatttattaaaataaaatattaacagCAACTTACTTTTGTACGTTGTAAATAATTTGTTAAAGATTTTATGAATTCTTTCCGCCCACAAACCCTCTGCCGCAAACCTTCTCTTCCCGCAAACCCTCTACCAACTGACTACGAGGAAGAGGATGCGCACCGTAGCTTCCATCGGTGCCCACAGTGAAGTTAAACTCCCTCTCCACCTCCTCCCCTCTTCTCTCCCGACGCATCCTCTTCCTCGTCATCTGTAACGACAGCGAACTCGAGGTCGAAGAAAGGCCCCTCGTCATCCGCTATCGTTGTCCTCCTCCTTCTCGATATGAGCAGAGGACGAAGGCTACGATGGTGGAGCCGGCGCCGGTCGGGTTAAAGGCAGGGGAAGAGGCCTCGCCCCTTCGCTATCTTCCTCTTCCCCGGCATCAGggatctctccctcttctccatcGAGGGGGTTCCCTTGTCCTCCGTCCACCTCGTCGTGTTCGACGACACATGGAGGCAAGCCAAGAAGATGGTGGCGGCGAGTGCGTCGTTCCTCGAGTGATTTGTTGTTAGGGGTTCACTAGGCAAATGTGATCGACTGGTGGAGAGGCCGAGCACGTTCGAGTCAGAGCTGATGCTTAGGGGTTGTGTGAGCACAATGGAGGTAGTGGCGAGCGTGTTGCGAGTGATGGAGCTAAGTGGAAAGGGGTGGAGGTGGAGGACATGTTGTTGTTGCTGAGAGCCATGGTGGGCTTCCAGGCGCTCCACCTAAAGTCGACGAAGCCCCGCAccaaactgaagaaaaagaaggaaatCATTGTAGAAATGTTGGCAGCTAGGAAGTCAAATGAGAAGAAGGGAGCTGTGGAGGAACACAATCTGGTACAATTCTATTCTCATAACCTGTTTGTTGTTATTAGTCTTAGAAAGAGCAATATTATTTAACCTGTTTGTTGTTTTGAAAGAGAATTAGTTGTTTAATAACCTGTTTGTTGTTTAAAAGCCTTTCCGTTTTGAAGCTATTACTGAAATTGAATTGTACAAATTTGCCCCTTGGGATCTCCCAGGCAAATCTCAATTGCATAACAAAGACCTTGAGTGGTACTTCTTCTATGCTAGAGATAGAAAATATCCTAATGGCTCTAGAGCAAATCGCACAACTGGAAATGGCTACTGGAAAGCTACTGGAAAGGATAAAGATGTTGTTGACAACTCTTCTACCATTGGGATGAGGAAATCTTTGGTTTTTCATGTAGGAAAGCTTCCAAAAGGCAGCAGAACTGACTGGATGATGTATGAGTACAGACTAGAAAACAAGGAACTGGTTGATGGTGGATTCTTTTAGGATGCATATGTTGTCTGAAAAATCTTCCAGAAAAGTGGTTCAGGTCCTAAAATTAGGGAGCAATATGGTGCACCTTTTAACGAAGACGATTATGATGATGACACAACTACTGAAGATTCTTTTCCTCTTGGTCCAGAATCCTTAGATTGTCAGACTACTTTGTTCAATCCTTTCACTGAGCAAGCTATGACCTCTGCTGTCATTGAGACATCTTCCAACCATGATCTTCTTGAATTTGATGGAATACTGCTggataaatttttagagtttctTGATAACTCTCCACCTAGAGAGAATGCTCATCATGAGGTCCCTGATTCAGTTGTTCCCAATAAAATTGTGGATGAAGCCTCTTCCATAGGTCCTGAGGAAATCTCTACTGAATTAGAAAATATATATTCTCATGAGCGGAATTCTAACAACAAGGCATCTGGAGACAATCTCGAGGGAACTGCTTTATCTTCTATGCTATTAGAACTTGAAAATGACCAGTATCTGGAGCTCACTGATTTTTGGTTTACCGAGGATAACAGTCCATGTCAATCTACCATGCTGATTAATGCATTAACTTCCATGAATAATAATCTAGTTCCCATGCCTGATTCAGTCCCTTGCTTTTCTAATGATGGCAGTACTTCAATGCATTATGCTTCTTATGTAGGAGCTGAAATTACCAACGGACAACCTACAATTACTGTACAGACAGAAGATGTTGGAAGATTTTCCTATCACCCAGATGCTCTTGAATTTGAATCTCTTCTAGCCAGTTTCACCAACCCTTTTCTTTGATACTATGTCAGATAGACAGATTAAGATTTTCCAAAACTCTTGAAGAATAAACTGCTCAGATACCTCTGCGGAAATTGAGTTGGCCTTCTTGATTCTCAACCTAAATCTACACTCTACATGGCAAAATTTGGCTCATTGAAATGTATTCAAGTTTTCATGCTGGTTGTATGCCTTCTATACTTGTTGTATAGCCAAGTAAGAATCCTTGAAAGATGCCACTGTGTAAAGCAACTTGATATTGCAACCGGAGTATTGGTTGTGCTCCTTACCAGAAAACATGATCTCCAGATGAAAGCTTCCGTTGCCCTATAGATTCATCTAAATATTGTACCACCTACACACAACAGGATCACAGCCAAACATAGACGATCTTATCTGTTGTTAAGTCTGTTGGCTCAGCATGCACACTACACCTTTCATAACTGATCAGTCCTGGGGTTCTTTTTTACTATATGCCATTAGTTTCTGCACTCGCCTGGCAAGAGAACCAATAGATGAAATGTCAACTTATGTATTGATCTGTAATCGAATtctaaattaatatatttatctcttgattagCTCAAAAAACAAAAGATGGAAGTCTTGAGAACGATATGAACACTTGTGGCCAGTGGAACACGGTTGGATGCATATTAGATTAAAACAATGTTAGAACATTATTGATAGTGAAAAATTTGATTGTTAGCtattcatgatttttttaattgatttagagaattgtatgagtttgtaaaatgattattatatgaataaaaattatctattcacattttataatttttttatttctattttaagtgatagatgaattgtgataatatctaaatttaaaatttgaattatatattttaaataaatattagtgGTAATTGTATGATATTTTAACTGCAGCATGCATCGTGAGTTGCAAATGCTGTTAACTGCAGCGCACGATGCGCGCTGCGACTGCTTTTAACCGCAGTGCACAGTGCGCGCTGTGATTGCTCTTAATCGCAGTGCGCATTGCGCACTACGACTGCTCTTAACCGCAGCACGCAGTGCGCGCTGCGACTGCTCTTAACCGCAGCGCGCGGTGCACGCTGTCAATGTCTTGTGACTTTCAACAGTTTGCAGTTGTGCAGCATACGATGCGCGCTGCAAATAGTATATTTGCGCGTTGCGAAAAGTCAAATTTGTTGTAGTGAATCATCATTTTCTGCGATCGAGCTACCTTAACTAAATTAAAGCATGATGCTACTCGGCAGATTTATGAGGATTTTCCCTTGATCATGTAAAGGACCAGGTAGTTCGCTGAAGTCCTGTCTTCCTGTCTGTTGATTTAGTAAGTTCCTGTTATATTTTGTATATGATtgattataatttttcaaaaatatcatAGTTTTTTAAGGGGAAAATATTTCTTTAGGAAAAGAAAACTAGGTAATGAGTTGCTCTTGCGATCTGACGACTGACGAGGTGGAGGACTAGCCTCACATACCTCTCATTAGACAAATCTAAAAAACGAAAATATCCTACAATACATTCTTATTGAAATTCGATACGTGAATACTTTGAGTAATCCTAattactttattgttgtcggggTAAAAAATATCCTTTTAAAAGTATAATATTGGTCGATTTTATTGTATCAATTTCCACTTCCCAAGTGTTAGTATTCGGTGAAAAATTATTGATTTAAACtgaattaatcaaaataaaatcgaactgaattaattttttttcaagctaatcaaatcaattaaatttttcaataaaaatcgaacaaattaaacttaaatatcaattaatttaattttggatcAAACTAACCGAACTTTTCATATCTATCCTATTTTAACGTTATATTCATCAGTTAATTCAGAATtagaaattttgaatttttttgattTAGAGGTTTAATTAAGATTATTTGATTTattcaatttaattgaattaaaaaaatttaaagtcgaattgaattaattaaaataactatatttctttaaaaaaaagtctgaatttctaaaataattaaatcaaaattcgaTAGATAGATTGAATCGATTAATTTGATTTAACTGAATTTTTACTCATCCTAACCTAATCACCTTCTTTTGTTTCTTAACTTGACAACTCAATGTTATCACGTCTACAACCTCTAACACCATCTGACTGGTTGGCGGTAAATAGGGCTGGCTCAAAGCATAGCTATGCCTAAAACTGAACTGACTTAATCAAAGCCATATAAAtcgattttttttaaactaattgaACCGATcaaatttttcaataaaaatccAACAAATCGAATCATTAAAATATAGATTAATTTGGTTTtcaaccgaattaaccgaacttTTCATTTCTATCTGATGTAAACTGTTGGGTCACTCCAGGAGCTAGAAGGGGTAATTAACTTTGTTTGCTTGATTGATGAGTTGTTACAgcggaaaacactcaagcaaACGCTAACactattatttatttagtatccacctcaaatgaggtgactaatccaaggattcgacTCTCTCTCATACATCTACTATGTCAAACTCATTCTTAGAAATAATCCGGAAACAGAGAAGCATCGTACAAGCTCTCTACAAGAATACACTGCAAACaaggaataaatataataatacaaataaaaacctcttcttgcttgatctcttgtagcttATAAACGCCTCTTGAACCTTAGAAGTGCAACAATACTTGTTTCTAAGAAGCTCCAAGAACTAGTGACAATGGCAGAGAAGATGGGTACAAGAGAGTTCTGAGTGAAACGATCACAAAAAACCCTTTTTCTAGGGTTACCGTTGGCATCTTAATCACATAAGAATCACCTTAATTAATTACCACATCAGCAACCTGCATAACGTCAATTTTTCTGAAacttaatcgattaccctaatcgattaagtcttcctaatcgattagcctaGTAGATTAGGAAGCTTTCTGTTTGCACAAAAATTAGTCGTAAGCGATTAAGCTTCCCTGCTTAATCGCTTATCGTATCTATTGTTTCCCACAGAATCAGCtttaatcgattagcctaattaATTAAGGCTTGTTGAATCAATTATCCTAATCGATTCAACTTCATTCTGTTTCTTGTGACAATGAACATAAGTGATTAGGGTAATCGCTTAAGCTAtggtaatcgattagcctaatcgattaccaaaccctaacttccaaACCTAAGTTTAAGGTTCTTGTACCTAATATTCGATCAACCGTGACTTATTGAGACTCCTCCTTGCTTaacattcgatcaaccttgacctactgggacttcttcactaagtgttcagtcaatcctttgacccactttgatttttctcctcgtgtcaagtgcCCAGTCTTGATTTTTCTCCAGTCTTgatttttctcctcgtgtcaagtgtccagtcaatcctttgacccacttgaaattTTCTCctagtgccaagtgtctggtcagccttgacccacttggactttcaaatacctggcttcactcaccaggacttttcaccatatagcttcactcactaggattttcccactatctgacttcactcactaagattttttacatggcttcactcatcaggattttcgcactgcctagcttctctcactagggcttttcacctaccttcactcactaggatttttcatcttTCCGACtttactcaccgagactttccaattacctggtttcactcacctgaactttctagtcaagtatttggtcaaccttgacctactcgactcttcttCTTCTACCAACCATCCTGTTGATCTTGcccttgtctaacctctagttaagactttccaagtcaagtatctagtcaaccttgacctacttgacttttctcacatcaaactggtcaatttTGACCAATCTCCCCAATGGAAAATTACACCTGTAATcatcatatattgtcaaacatcaagactcaagcttgagccaactcaaggttagtcaaacttagtcaaccttgacctaggtgttggtgcaatatccctaagcttgagtcttgatgtttgggtttcgatgtttgacaatacatagagaTTGTAGATACAATCATCGGTTTGAGgatattgttgatacaattcccctctggtcaatgttgaccagttagatgtgaagaagagtcaagtaggtcaaaaggttgATTTGATAAATGATTGGGAAAGTCccaactggaggttaggtagttGAAAAATCATGGTAAGTGAAGCCAAACAgttgagaaatcctggtgagtgaagccagatgaaagacctagtgagtgaagctaggcaattggaaaatcctagtgggtgaagctaggtgaaagtcctggtgagtgaagctaggaaggtgaaagtcccagtaagtgaagccggacagtgaggaaatcctggtgagtgaagtcaggtgaaaaccctagtgagtgaagctagatgaaagtcctggtgagtgaagccagacagatgggaagtcctagtgagtgaagctaggtagatggaaagacttggtgagtgaagccagacacgtggaaattctggtgggtcaaggttaatcgaacacctagtattgagaagtccaagtaagtcaaaggattgactggatacttggcacaaggaaatccagatgggtcaagg contains:
- the LOC122028573 gene encoding uncharacterized protein LOC122028573, giving the protein MLLHSAIRRHALLPLSRLFFSTSTSSPLSGGGISSRDPHFMVEFLVNSCGFSMEDASKASKPLAHLQSTENPEAVLAFFRSQGIDGANLRKIISWKPVFLCWNVESNLTPKFQCLRNLGLSESDLVYVILNNPAIMSLNVQHTLLPRLNVWESLFGSRELLLKNLRKRYWFLSSNIENVIERREWDLLGDLEFSSGSLTFCLGPAEKKLTLTPSS